Sequence from the Denticeps clupeoides chromosome 20, fDenClu1.1, whole genome shotgun sequence genome:
TGCCAGGACACAGATGGTGTGGTGGATCCATGAGAAGTGGATGATAGGACAATCTGTTATATGTTCCTATTCCTGGATaccccaaaaaaaatcataatatttAATCAGTGAGCAGGTAGTTCTAGATTTTCACCACTACAAAAAAACACCTGTCTCAAAATGCCTCAGGAAGGCCTCTTCTGAACTCTATAAAGcctttattcatgttttcagtcattaaATTTGCTAACAACTGCTGCCTTACCAACAGACGTACGCCGTACAAAATACCAAAAGCAGAGAGTTATTATGACATGACATGAGCCCAGTTTCTTGTTATTTCTCATGATTAGTGGTGACGTGAGGTCTGAAGCCTACAGTCGGAGTATTTGCTGAGCACATTGTGTTCTGCAAATCACCCCTTTTTGTCAGGTCTCCTCGATGTGTGCAAGTTAAGTTGACAAATTGCACCACTTAACGTCATTAAAGGTCCCACGGCAAGCGATTCTTACACTTTGTCCTCCCTCCGTGCCTCTCCATCCCATCTCTATCTCAGGCTATGCATGCGTTTGGCAGCCGTGCGAGGCGTTACCGGGGGCACGGATTGCCGCTTTTCCTTGCCACCCTGGCTCCGTGTTCGGTTTGGCATACTGGCCCGGGCACGAGCTGGGAAGGTTATGCTCTCATGACACCACGGTTCCAGTATCGGCTTGACGGGGCACAGCTCGCCCATCTGTTTGACAGCTTAGAAGAATTTGCCAATGGCAGCGTCCAATCGGACCCGGCCTACAATGAACCCCTGAGGTCGACGAGTCTGCCATCACATTCATACATGTGGGTTTATGAGCGCAtaagacataaacacacatatttaccCAACCCGGCCCAATTGGTTATCGCTACCTCGAGGGTATGTTCTGCATTAAGGGTTCTCACTCAGTACGGTGGAGACAagaaagcaaacacacaggaaaaTGGGCAGGTTCAGCACAAATGTGCACTGCCGGAAAGTCACGCAACCCATTTCAGAATGCAAGGCCTGTAATAGGTTTGAGCGGGTGTCTTACAAAACGCTTTTTGTATAGCTTAAAGGTTAATCCAATTTATTccaacatttgcaaaaaaaaaaaaaacaaaaaaaaacattctgctaCTTTTCTGCCCACATAATACTGCTTGTGACTAACAAACACAAATTCTTCCCCCTGGAAAAATATTGGGGGAAATGAATTATGCATCTCctcttctcatttttttttttaaccttaatATATTCTGGGGTTCTACAGCAGCTTCTCTGCACTGGCAATTGATCTGTCCATTAGCTTGTATTAAAAGTGCTAAATGTCTGGTTCTTAATGGTTTGTTGGGTTGACTACATGCAGTCCTCGACCATCTGCCGAATATTGTAGGTCAGATAGATGAAATTCATGTCAGATAAAATATACACAGCCAGTAACAAATCCTCCCCACCATCCAAGTTTCCAAGGAATTCCTCAGCACTCTGACTGGTGATGGTGAATGTGCTGTGCGGAGGGTGTAGGGAATTGTCCATTGATGACATCAGTGCATTGAGGGTCCTTCTTGCCGCCATTACCATGCCAACCTCCGAGCCTCAGTGGATCATCAGCAGATGTCAAAGGACAGCGTTGACCTCCAGAACTCCGCATAGTTTAACAAAGAGGCAACCTTAACATTAGTGACATTCTtgataattaatacatttgtaaGCTATTCATATTAGAGCAACattgttgcaaaaaaaacagtaaatagtCACAACAGCTGCAAAATGCCGTGATGCTGAATTAATATGCCGTTTCTTGCACTGGGCCCTGTTTTTTAAGCCAAACACAGGGGCATTTCTTTGAAAAATATTTCCAACTGGTTCTAAAAATATCCTGCAGAATGtgttaacaaaaaatatgtgtaacatttcttttgaatTACCATGTATAATTTATGGGTGCCGGTTCCAGGGTCAAGTAAATGCTTATTTGTATGCATTCAGGTTTTAAGAAATGGCAGACTACTTGTTAGTGAAAATGATCAAAGCTGTCAGCACCAGTTCTGTGTGCTAATTTCATTTCGCCATAATGGCGAGACAGCGGTGGCCAGGCGTCTGCTGCTGAAACTGAAAACAACGGTTACTCTTAAAACCTACTAAATTCATGATAAGTCACTTAATTTATCCTGAGGAAAGTTCTTTTTTATCATAAACATGCTCGTTGCAACAAGAACAGTACTAATATTCCGAGAAGAATAACATAATTATTCTAACAAAATATCAAACCTACAACTAATAATTTAGATTATGACTATATAACTGACAGCTTCCCTGTGTAATAGGCAATAAAtagggaataataataattttggtggcctagcggttaaggaagaggccacgtaatcagaaggttgccggttcgaatcccgaagcgacaagatgccactgagcaaggcaccgtccccacacactgtcatggctgcccactgctcaccaagggtgatgggttaaatgcagacgacacatttcgtttgtctgcaccgtgtgctgtgctgtgtatcacaatgaaaatcacttcacttcatagtGTTGCTGAGATTTGGACCGTTCCAATTTTTTAATGGTGAAAACTATGCACCACGCCTTCAACAGCATCTTTTACACCAGCTATTAAACCAAATAAGCATTTGATAACCTCATAAGCCTTTGCAGATCCATGGTGGCTCCCTCTTTGTTTGTTCCCACTTGTAGGTGATGAGGTGAAACTATGGGGTGAAAAGGGGgaagtaattattattaaaagtattaatgttattattattataattatttgcaTCAGCTCGGGGATTCAAGAGTCAAGAGTGCTTTACTGTCCATACAATAAAGTTGAAATAATAGCTGGCGAACCAAAGTGAATACAAAAAGTGCCACAAGTCCCAAAGTTTCAGATGTGGTCTCCACTCAGAAGTGAAAAggttttcctctctctctctttccgcCTGCCTCTTGACGCTTGTCCTTCCTGACAAACTCCCTATGCTCTTTGCTGATCCCCCCACCCCGCCCGGCTCCGGAGGATTTGACCTTTTACCAGGAGCCAAGAGCTCGGCAGagcacaaagaaaacaaactCCATTTCCGCTCAATTTCACACCTAATAACAGCAATCCCCATTCTGATCAGTCTCTTCATCCACACCACAGGCTGCTGTCCTGCAACCGAATTCGCCGTCACACTCTGTCATTACAGACATGATTTAAAGCCCCGGGCCCTGCAACCGGGCCGAGAAAGGGGCGTCGGGAATTCCACGCCGTGCCAGCTTAAAAATACGTGACTGCTGAACTTGCTGTAGGTTTTGTGGGTTTTCGGTATCTGGAAATATAAATCAAATACAAATACGTTTCTACATGTGAATAAATTATCAGGTCCACTGATCCTGATACGCTGTATTAGTAATTGTGGTATAATATTCATACTTCTGATGATGTATCTATAagaattttttcatgttttattgttaatttttcaGTTCCTGTGGTACTGCCATGTGGCCCTGGAAAGAAACCGAATAGCGAACAGGTGAACACGCCTGTACCTCACACATCTCATCTTGCAGAGGCTCCGGTAGATCTCATGCTGACGTTCATGGAGATGCCACCTGACACTTTAAAGGCAGGTAGGCATTTTTATCATCTTTCTCTTAATAACCCCCCTTTTACTACCCACCCAATTCTCACCCGCCTCACTCACAGCCCTCCTCAACCCAGGACCCCGAACCTCCAAATGAACGGTGGGATCCATCCAGTGAAGGACAGTTAAGGGAAGACAGAGTGACGTTTGTTTCATGTCCTCGTTTTCCACGGCGAGAGACGTTTTCGCTTGGCACCGGCTCATCGCTCATCAGTGTGCACGCTTCCCCGCCCCCGTGCCCGCCGTATTATAACCAGAGCGTCCAGCTGTCAGGCGAGGATGTTGACTCCACACGGATGGGACCATATGTGCGGGAAGCGGACACTGCGGAATGCAAATCGAGCGGCGGCATCAATCAAAGACAGGCGTCAAGTAACCGGCTTCTTCACAAAGCGAATCGGCTTCATTACTTTTCACGTGGTGCAAGGAGACCAGCTCTACACTCCTTTTTGGAATTAGCAGTGACTGACAATTACATGTAAACATGTTGCACTTTTCTATCTAATGATGTAGTAACAGTCTCATAACTGTCTAattttatattgtactgtactATAAAGtgtgaagggtttttttttttttttacacccattTTGATTGATTTAACTACAATGTGCATTCAAACTTCACCATATTGTAACTGGGCATTTTGGTTGTTGCAATGTTGTACCATTAAAATACGAATCACTTCCTTTCGTTTACAGCTACCCAATGGACTTCTTCTTTAGTGCCTAATTTCTGTCCTTTTTAATTATCTGGGGGGTGCGAATGGAATATCTTTTCACAAATATTTGACGTTTTGACTGTTTTCATACTGCAGAGGCTCGGTTAGGCTTTCCTGCAACCTTGGCCTGAAAGAAAAGGTTCGTAAGATGGACGGATCGCCAGTTATTGTCGTAATGCTTGTTTATGTAAACCGTAATGTCAacgcatgcttttttttttttttatgcttcctTCAATATTTGAAGATCGCCCAACACACATTTCCTGTGCTGGCACAGTGGCTAAAGGGTCACCATGTACACCCACCTTGTTAGACTTTTGACCAAGGACGTTTGAATGTGTTTCCATGGTACCTGAACCCGTCCATTAGCCCCTGGCTTCTGCAAAGtccacaatgtgtgtgtgtgtttacatgtttaGGTGCGAGAGCTCACACACCATTCGGCTGGCAAACACAAAGCCATACACCTTTGCGCGTGCCCTTGGCGAATGGCGTCCGCTGTCCTGCTGTGTTTGGCGTGGTGGCCCATGGCTCCTCTCGCCCCCTCTTTACCGGAGTCCCTCCCCATGTCCTCGTCCCTCACTTGTGGCCTAATCACAAGGACATCATGTgagcttttttattaatttatttatctcCAGTACTGCACGGAGCTATTACCATAATCAGGCCACAGAAGACAGGTATTCAATTAGTGCcactgagagagacagagacagactatAAATACACTGGCAGAGGACCTGGTAGAGGACTTCAGAACCTCGAGAACCTCCACTAAAGTGGCCTTTTTGAGTTGTGAAGTAGAGTATGTTAGTATTTATCTGAAATGTTCAAAGGAAATGCTCTGAGTTGGTCCTTGTGAGctgcatacatatatatatgtgtgtgtgtgtgtgtgtgtgtcaagggACCCAACAGGGCAAAAGCAGGAGGTGTATTACCACAAAATGTCATGCCATATTGAATATTTAGCACCAACCCAAACACAGccgcaccccccaccccaactcGCATCCTTGGCAGAAAGCCTTATCCGTCCACAGGGGAAGCCCCTCCAAATGCACggaataaatcatttttgtgGGATAAAGGAGAGTCATGCAGTCCGTGCATGCGAGGACATGGAAAGCTAAAAGTACGTGTGAGCACGGTGCGTTCATTTCTTGCTCTGTGTTAAACGTGTGTTGGTCATCATGTGTTAACATGGCAGCATGTCCAGTTTCTTCATGCAGCCTCCACACAACAAGTTACTTTCATAAAAATGTCCAGTGTTATGTAATGTGAACAGAAAAGTGGTtgttaaaagaatgaaagagGTCCATCATGTCCTAATGAGAAGTATTATATGAATGTTCTGCATGATGGTAATGACTATATAACCCCACGTTTGAAGAGGCTTGATTTGCTACACTGTGCAGAATAGCCTAGCATAgatcacatttattaaaaatgaagttaatgtCTTCTGAAGTTCAATGGGCTTTTAAACTGAGAGAGTCAGTCCGCAGTGAGCTCTGAGCTCATTTCCGGAAAATGTTAAACGTTCTGGGGTTGTTATGGACTCTCTAACTtctaattattgtatttatttttatatattttggtgACTGCTGCAATACAGACAGTGGCAGGGATTTCTGAAAAATGTAGATGTATTTATATGTTTGACTCAAAAACCCTTTATGTAGATAGACATAAACTGCAAAACCATAAAATGCTTAATAACATGATTTATGAGTCTTAGTAAACAGACAGAATCATAGCGAACACATAGACATGCATAGAATAAGCATTGCAGTGATGTAGCCTCACACCAGAATTTACACTCATACTAGAGGGACATACTAGTTGTGAGTGTGCGAGTGACTGgcgtgtgtctgcatgtgtccTGTCCTGTACCCAGCATTCCTGGATTGGCTCCAGCAGACATGACCCCGAGCAACGGGACTAAGCACTTGTGGAAGTGAGCGAGTGATGCATTGCCTGAGACTACAGCTGGTTAAGAATATGCTGCACTAGATAGTAAAAGTCGAGACGTCATGGCAGTAATCTGTACGCTTTTCAATGCGCTGGTATAAAGAATGTCATTTCCAAGGTCGAGTGCGGCCAAGTTCATCATAATTACCATTGACCAGGCGGGCGTGTAGTCCAGCATATACATACAGACTCGGCCGATAAAAATACCTGTTGTGTGTCTCCAGTTCAGAATCTAATTGTAATTTCGTTACATACTGCCATGATACATAGCTTTGTGGGGGATCATGTAGATTATTGTATAACGCCACCCAGGAATACCTGAGCACTGTCCTCCAGTCAACAAACGATTTCTTAACGTACAGTAGAATGCAGGCGTAGCCATCTCTGGTGACCACCTGCAGGCTGGCGCCAGGATGCTGAGTGACAGTCGGGGCGTGGCCGTTGGTGTTGTCAAATTCAGGCCCCCTCCACAGCTCGATGTAGCTGTCTTTAAAGAGCCGCACCTGTAGTCGTGGGTTCAGGCGTATGCTGGTGGCGAGGTGGCCATCTTGTTTCGTCACGTACGTGTACGTCTTGTAGTTTTTGTTGTCTTCAGAGTTGCTTAGATACAGTCCAACCCACAAATTCGTGCCCAAGATGCTTTTCGGGATGCCGCTCCAACTCAGCCTGGCATAATTTTGCACCGGTTTCACCTCCAGTTTCACTTCACCTTCCTTACACATACCTAAAGTAGTATCAAACAGAGCTGACTCCTCGTCTTTCGCCTTCTTTCCCAAATACCACACAGGATGCCCATAATAGAAACACTCGAAACCCGGCGGAGGTACGAACCTAACCCAGGAAGATGCACCAGAAAGGAACTCGTCAAGGCCGGACGACCCAATGCGCGAAAGCAGTCCTGAACTAATTTCGTAGACGTGGCTGAGGTCATACTCATTGCTTGGGTAGAAATGCGCAGCGACGTAGACAGCCTCTAAGCTGGTTCCTCGCACTCTGACAATGATCCTGTCCCTGTTGCCATTATCGAAGTCAAGGCCCCAGTAGCGGTGGTAGCTATGGAGCGTCTTAGCATTCAGGAAGTCTTGGACAACGTATACTGGCAACTGGTAGCTTTTGGGGCCGTTGACGTTCCCAACAACATAGTAAAACACGTCAGGGTGACCGCGGGTGTCTGGGAGAGCTAGTCTGTTATTAGGATAGAGGTGAAAGCCAAAGTGTTCGGTTCCGGGGTCAAAGTCGAGATCCAGAGCTCTGTTTGCGTCTCTGTCGACCAGCCGGGCAAACCAGTAGAGCAGTCGGAGGCCATGTCGTGGGAAGCTGTGACCGAATTCGATCTTTCTCAGCTCCTCCACCTCGTTCAGTCTGTCGATCGCCGAGGTCAGGGCCAGGCAGATGAACAGAGCGATGGAGCGGAGAGATCGTCTCTCTTCCATCCTGGTtatagatagaaaaaaaaaagatgggctTTTGTCATGACTGTAACGTGAGGGGAACTTCCAGAACAATAAGGTGataaacagaaagacagacctAATAAAGACGTCACTACAGAAGacatgaaataattacacattaatttaCCGGTGAAAGAAATGGTGAAATATGTCAGTAGTGCAcgttatattattaaaaatgtttcagcAATTAGCCAGCAGTTGCTTGTCGAAGCGTCCCAGACCGGAATTTGACTGAGGGTCGAGCCACGCCCACCGGTGGACACGTTGACTAATATGACAGAACGCAGTGCTCCCTAGATAACCTTAAATTAAACACGAATCAAAcagcaaacagtaaaaaaaaaaaaaaagtatattaacACTATAAAAATGCTGCATTACATTTTTGAGGAGgacatgtaataaataaaaatatgtacacCCACAAACCCATTCATTTCGTTTTCATGACAGAAGGAGGGCACAAACCCCCCTGGATGTCCACCCAGAGCTCACAGAGCTGCTAGAGAACCACCCCTCCTCCCCCGGCAACCAACAAAGTGAAGTATGGTGACATACCTTATTTCTCACCTGCACTTTCACGGTGTtcagcagaaataaaacacagctCTCGGTTTAACCGACTGGGGGggcaaaaaacattattttgttctATTATCGGCAGCCAACAGGATCTGACAAAACACGtttcatgttatattttatttgaggttaataaaacttttttgggagaaaaaataaaaatgatatgcAACATTTGCATAACTAaacctctttaaagaatatttagattaacttgtgtacagaatctacagcgGAGtggattgtattcatggttggggtcctagtgaatcagaattgatctcttcatcgatggtaacttgaaagtacattgtaagtcgctctggataagggcgtctgccaaatgccttaaatgtaaatgtaaatgtaatgtaaatgtaaaccacgCCATATGGTTGAACTACACTTGCAATTGTCTCAATGAAATTGACACGGATGTCCTTTAAACTGCTTACATCAAAAAGGATTAATGTGTGTTTCAGCCTGAATTGTACTCACCTTCTCTGTGGCCAGATGAACTTCAAGTGCTTCGGGTCTGGCGTAATGTGTTGACTTTAATTCAGCCTGTCCTCCCGCCTTTGATGGTATCACCTCCAACTGGTCATGCTCCATATTTGGCAAGTCTCCTAGAATGCATTAAGAATGCACATCACTCAATGCCCCCCAATATCTGTATGGATATTGTATGGATCTATTCATATTAAATTCCAATTGTTACTGAAATGCTCGTTCACATATTTGATGTCGTTTTTTTCATACACTGCGGCATCTCTGCGATGCATGACATTGCTAGAATTATTTTTGCAGACATGTGCCATAAAGTAAACAGCCAGCAGAGGCACTAGGCCTGTGGTGGCTTTGCTTTGAAGAGTTGAGGTAACGTTCATGTTAGGAACATTTCTCCTCTGTTTAAAAGAACATATGTAATACGCTCCTGTGTCAGTCTCCATTGTGTGTGCTGTCTCAGTTCTACCATAGGATGCCAGTTTAGCTGTTTTAATCAACAATGCTTAGATATTTCCACCATTTACCTCTTAGTTCTCCCCCCTTGTGCAATCTGTTATTGCAGTAATGGTCACAGTGAATCATTTGTCCAAGTCATAGTTGTCACTGGGCAATTTCATTGCCTCATCGGTTATTTTGCTGTCTCTTGTTTCACCCTCATGTCTTACAAAATGTTTGTAATCTTCTTTGGGGTGACACTGATATGAGATGTGATATGACTAGAACGTGTGTGTAGAAATGTAACTTACAGACATGTAACAGTCAGTCCGTGTGTTGGGTTTCCCTCAGTTTGCCACCCATCGGTAAACGCTGCATGCACTTTACTCCTCTCCATCTTTTAGTATCAGTATTCCTCCCAGAACCATTTGTAGACCCCACGTTGAGTTTCTTGTGATCATAAAAGCAGTGCTAGCAATAAGTCAGAGGCCACTCTGGCCAAACTGCTGGGAGGCTTGTGATGAATTTCCCCTAAATGATGGATCCTTCCGAGAAGTTCTATCACATTCCAGGACATGTTCTGTCAAGTTGAAAGTCCCTTTGTCACTCACCGTGAGCATTTGCTGGTCTGATAACAGTTTCATGAATGAAGTTCTGCAAGACGTGATCACCGGACGCTCAACTGGTCATGGCACATGTTTATATATGAAACCATTGTTTTTGGTCCCATGGTTCTTCTATTGTATCACAGCATAGAATAGATCACAGCATAGAGTGTATCCAGTTTactttttgtgaaaaaaaaacttataaaGCTTTTCCGGTATCTTCCTTCGTGCCGGTGGAAACTGGCATTATTTGATAAATCAACGTTGCTGATCATCCTGGACAATTCTAACTCTGATTTTGTCCTAATTCCAACATTTGCCCCTGAGACTCGTGGTGAAATGAGATTCACTTAACTGGTGAATTGGTAAGTTTCCTAGACTGCATATCATCCTCTTGAGCGCCATTGTTAGTGCTCAGCTGGTGCTGAACCACATTGTGACAATATCACACACCACGtctaatttatttgtttatgttaACGCATTCATCAAACATTACATTTGCCTGCCGGCCTTTATGATAAAGGTCCCCTAttctgaaaatgtcactttgcaACATTATTACTAGTCTTCGATCCTGCAGTCGCTAGAAAAGGC
This genomic interval carries:
- the LOC114770503 gene encoding uncharacterized protein LOC114770503, whose translation is MEERRSLRSIALFICLALTSAIDRLNEVEELRKIEFGHSFPRHGLRLLYWFARLVDRDANRALDLDFDPGTEHFGFHLYPNNRLALPDTRGHPDVFYYVVGNVNGPKSYQLPVYVVQDFLNAKTLHSYHRYWGLDFDNGNRDRIIVRVRGTSLEAVYVAAHFYPSNEYDLSHVYEISSGLLSRIGSSGLDEFLSGASSWVRFVPPPGFECFYYGHPVWYLGKKAKDEESALFDTTLGMCKEGEVKLEVKPVQNYARLSWSGIPKSILGTNLWVGLYLSNSEDNKNYKTYTYVTKQDGHLATSIRLNPRLQVRLFKDSYIELWRGPEFDNTNGHAPTVTQHPGASLQVVTRDGYACILLYVKKSFVDWRTVLRYSWVALYNNLHDPPQSYVSWQYVTKLQLDSELETHNRYFYRPSLYVYAGLHARLVNGNYDELGRTRPWK